DNA from Nitrospira sp.:
TTTCCGGCTACAGGGGAAGGGGTGCTTTGCGAAGTGGCCCGGCCGGCGACTCTCTCGCGGCACTGTCGAGAACAGTTCGGGCAAGCAGCTGGTAGACGACCGGGACGAGGAACAGGGTGAGCAAGGTCGAGACCACCAGTCCGTCGATCACGACCAGACCGATGTGACGTCGCCCCGCCGCTCCGGCTCCCGTGGCGAGCGCCAACGGGAGGGAAGCCAGGATCGTCGAGAGCGTGGTCATGATGATGGGGCGCAGGCGAAGCACGGAGGCCTCGATGATGGCGACGCGAGGAGCCATACCCTCATGACGGAGTTGATTGGCGAACTCTACGATGAGGATGGCGTTCTTGGTGACCAGACCGATCAGGATCATGAGGCCGATCTCGCTGTAGATGTTCAGGGTTCCTCGGAGCAGCAACAGGGCGACCAGGGCTCCGGCCAACGCCGGGGGAACCGAGAACAGGACGGTCACCGGATGGCTGAAGCTCTCGAATTGCGCCGCCAGGATCAAATAGACGACCAGCAGCGCCAGGAGGAACGTGATGTGGAGGTTGCCGCTCGATTCCTTGAACTCTTTCGATTCTCCCGCATAGCTGATGCTGGCGCCTGCGGGCAAGTGCTCGCGGGCGACCTGCTCCAGTGAGGCAAGCGATCGGCTGAGCGTGGAACCGGACTCCACACCGGCACTGATCGTCACGGCCCGCAGCTTCTCGTAATGGTTGAGCTGTTTCGGCGCGACGGTTTCGCGCAGGGTCACGAGGTTGCTGAGCGGAATCAGATCTCCCTGGGCGCCTCGGACCTGCAACTGCTCGATGTCCGATCGCGTGCTGCGGTGGTGGGGCAGCGTCTGCATGATGACGGGATACTCTTTCCCTTCCCTCATGAACATGGAGGCCCGGCGTCCTCCCAGGAATACTTCCAAGGTTCTGCCGATCGTCTCGATCGGGATCCCCAGGTCTGCGGCCTTGTCGCGGTTGATGTCTACGCGTAATTCGGGCTTGTTGAGGTCCAGATCGCTTTCAAAATCGGCCAATGACGGATTGCCGGCCAGATCGTGACGGATGCGGGCCGCGGTCTCGTCCAGCACCCTGTACGAAGGCCCGCGGACGACCAACTGCACCGGCGTCTTACTCTCTTCCTGATTGAACGGCGGAGGGTTGATCGCAAAGGCCGTCACGCCTGGGATCGCCGAAAGAGCGGGCTGCACGCCGTCGATGATGTCCCGTTGATGACGGCTTCTGTCGGACCAGTCCTTGAGCGTGACCCAGGTGACTGCACGGTTTACGAGCGTCGGCCGCCAACCTCGCGCGACGACGGTGTAGTAGGAGTCCATTTCGGGAATCTGAGAGAGAGCACGTTCCGTCTCTTTGGCATACCGGTCGGTGTAGTCGAGGGTGGCTCCTTCGGGCGCATTGACATGGACTGCGAACCAGCCTGTGTCCTCCAGCGGGGCCAGTTCGCCGGGAAGCCACCACATGAGCAGGCCGCTGATCGCCAGCGAGACGAGGGCGACGGTCATCACGACGGCCTTCATTCCCAACGCGCGTTCCAGCGCGCGGCGATAATGCCGGGTGAGCCATTGGAGCCAACCGGCCGTATCCAGGCTGGAACGGTCCGAAGAAGACCCGCCCCCTGCGGCGGTTCCCAGCAGGCGGGCGCACATGGCCGGGGTGAGGGTCAGTGCGATGAACCCAGACAGGAGGACCGAGCCTGCCACGGCGATTCCGAGTTCGGCAAACAGACGGCCGACGATGCCGGGGAGAAAAATGATCGGCAGGAAGACTGCCGCGAGCGTCAACGTCGTCGAGATGACGGCAAAGCCGATTTCACGGCTGCCCTCGACGGCGGCCTGCACGGGGCTCAAGCCCCTTTCGATCCGGCGGTAGACGTTCTCCACCACGACGATGGCATCGTCCACGACCAGCCCGATCGCCAGCACGAACCCCAGCAGGGTGATCGTATTGATCGAGCTGCCGGTCGCCTGCATGATGACGAACGTGCCCAGAATCGATCCTGGAATCGCGACGGCCGGAATGAGCGTGGCACGAACAGTGCGAAGGAACAGGAAGACGACGAGCACGACGAGGACCACGGACAGCCAGACCGCGTGGTACACCTCGTGGAGCGACCGTTCGATATAGATGGAACTGTCGAAGGCCGTGATGAGTTTCATGCCCTCCGGCAGCAGTGCTTCCAGCGACGGCAACGTGTTCTTGACGGCCCACGCCGCCGCCAGCGTATTGGCCTTGGACTGTTTCATGATCCCTAGTCCGACGGCCGGTTTGCCGTTGACGCGCACGAGTTTCCGGTCGTCTTCCGGGCCGATTTCGGCCTGGCCGACATCCTGCAGCCGGACCGGATAGCCGTCCCGATAGGTCAGGATGAGCTGGTTGAACTGCGCCGGTTGCTCCAACCCTCCGCCCATGCGGACACTGAACTCCCGCTGCGTACTCTCGATGCGTCCGGTCGGCATGGACACGTTTTGAGTCAGGAGGGCCTCTTCGACATCCTGTACCGTCAACCGCCGAGAGGCGAGCCGGTTCGGGTCCAGCCAGATACGCATGGCATAACGCCGCCCTCCGTCGAGCATGACGCTGGAAACGCCGGGCAGAGGGGAGAGGCGATCCTTGAGCTGGCGTTCGGCGAAGTCCGTCATCTCCAACTCGGTATGCCGATCGCTGATCAGGGCGAGCCACATGATGCCGTCCGCTTCGCTGTCTTCCTTCATGACCAGCGGCGCTTCGATGCCGCGAGGCAGGAGTTGCCGGACTCGATCGACCCGGTCCCGCACGTCGTTGGCTGCCGCGTCCAGGTTGCGTGTCAAGGCGAATTCCAGCCCGATCGTGGAGAGTCCCTCCCGGCTGGCGGATCGCAGCGTGCGGAGGCCTTCGATGCCGCTGAGCGCATCCTCCAGCACGGCCGTGATGTCCGTTTCCACCAATTGCGCATCCGCGCTCGGATAGACGGTCAGGACCGACACGACGGGGAAGGTAATGTCCGGGTACTCGCGGACCGGCAGGCGAGAAAAGGACAGCAACCCGAACAGCATCAGCAACAGGGTCGCAACGGTCGCGAGGACGGGACGCTGTATCGACAGTTCGGACAGTTTCATGGGGACGATGGAGGAGCGTGCTCTTATCGGGGCGTTGTCGAGAGAGCGAGAATCGACTCGCCGTCTCGGAGTTTGTGGTGGCCGACCCGGACGATCACGTCCTGTTCCTCTAGTCCAGTCAAGACCTGCACGAATCCCCCCGTGCGAGTTCCAAGCCGCACTTCGGTCTGATGGGCCTTCCCGTCTTGGGCACGATACACGAAGGTCTGATTCTGCTTGGGAACCACGGCTTCTTCCGGGATCAAGAGCACACGTTCCTGATGGCCGACCGTGAGGAGGACTTGCGCGAACATCCCAGGCCGGAGGCGCTGGTTCGGATTCGGGATACGGGCACGCACCTGGACGGCCCGCGTGGTCATATCCACCTGGGGATCGATGACGTAGACGGTGCCGTGGAAGGTTTCTTCCGGATAGGCGTCCGTGGTCAGGTCGATGGGTTGGCCGGGAGCCAGGTGGCGAAGCAGGGTCTCCGGAACCTTGAAGTCGATCTTGAGGGTGTCGAGGTCTTCGAGATTCACCAGATCCAAGCCAGCGGTCACGAAGTCGCCCGGAGACACCCGGCGAATTCCCGTCAGTCCGTCGAACGGCGCGCGGACCTTCGTCTTGGCCAGGCGCGTGGCATAGAGCGCATGGTTGGCGTGGGCAACCTGCAGCGCCCCGGCCGCCTCGTCGAGCTGTTGCTTCGGGACATACCGTTTTCCGTCCAGATCCAGTTGCTTGAGCCGTTCATAGGTCAGGCGTGACACCTTGAGCTGGGCTGCGGCCTGGGCCAATTCCGCTTGGAGTTCGGAATCCTCCAACTCGATGAGCAGGGAGTCCTTCTCGACCGCCTGGCCTTCGTGAAACAGCACCTGGCGGATCCGCCCAGCGATCTCGGGTCGGATCATGATCGACTCGTTGGCGCGAAGCGTTCCGACCGCCTTGATGGTCTGGCGGATCGTATCGATCGTGACCGGTGCGAGGACCACCGGGACCCCCGGAGGCGCGCCGTCCGGCGCCTCCGAGGCCGGGACTGCCGTCAGGCCGATCCACTTCGTGATGAACAGCGCCGACAGGGCGAGCGGCACGACCACGAGCAGATAGGCGGTGCGACGGGTCACTTAAACTCGAGTTTCTTGAGTCCATGCACGGGCATCTCGACCTGTCCGAAATCCGATTCGCCCTTGAAACTGCCGTCGATGGCGAGGGGAAATTCCCCCGTCTTGCCATTGGTCAGGGTGATGAACAGGGTGGGGAGAGCCTTTTCAGCCCCCGGTTTCACCTCGACCTGTTTGATCCCATCGAACTTGATGTTGACGGTGGCAGTGCCTCGTCTGACCGGTAGGTGTTTCAATTCGTGAGGAATGAACGAGGTTTCGCTGACCTTTTCCTCCCAGTAAAACGAGACGTTCTTGATATCGGTTTGCGTCTCTTTCGCATCGGTCGCGACCACGTGGAAGGGTCTGTCTCCGTTCTGTGCCCAGGCGGACAAGCCGGTGAGACAGAGGAATGCTCCTGCCGCTGCGAGGATGGTGAAGCACTGTCGGATGTGTTGTGAACGTTGCGTCATGGGTTCCTCCGATCGGTCGATAAAAAGTTTCGACTATTCCATGCGGTATGAGAAGGGCAGATCGAGTTCGACTTTCGATTGTGACAACCGGTGCTTGACTTCGAGGGGAAAGGCGTTGCGCACCATGTCCAGGGTGTGGCGGTCCAAGATATGGTGGCCCGAACTTTCTTCCAGGACCAGGTCGAGCAGATGGACCGAGGCGCCCCGCTGCTCGATCGTCAATCGCAGAATGACCCTGCCTTCCCAACGGTTGCGCCTGGCCTCCGTCGGGTATCGCTTGCGTTGCTCAACTGTGGACCAGAGGGCTTGCGACAGCCACCCATAATCGGGCCTTTCGCTGGGCCTGGCGTGAATCGTCCTGTGCCGGACCATACGTTGTTGGACGGTGGGGACGGCGCGATCGACGACGGCCTGTTCCACCTGCTGCGGGGCTTCGACGGCAGCCTGCGATTCCTCGATTCGGCCACGATCAGCGACGGAGGGTGCGGCCACGATCTGTTGGTCCTGGGTCGATTGACTGGGTGGTGCCGCCACCACCGGTTGGGTCATCACCTGTGGGACAGCCGACAGCTGTTGTTCCACCGACTGGACCTGCTCAACCGACGTCTCAGCCCGCGTCACGGTCTGCGCGATCTCGGTGGTGGGCCTCACTTCCTCCTGGATCGAACGGGTGACGGTTTCGACCTGTTGCTGCGTGGGCTGTGGAACCGGTTGGGCGGTTTCAACCGGCATCGATTCCTGAACCGGCTGGACTTCTTGAACCGGTTGGACCTGCTGGACCGATTGCATTGTCTGCACGACCGGTTCGGTCTTGACCGGTCGGCTTTTTCTGGGTGTGGGAGGGGTGACCGGCTGAGGGGGCGGCGGCGCCTCGGCAGCAGGGGGCGGCGCGACCGGTTCAGCCGGGGGAGGGGAAGGCTGCACAACCGAGACGTCCCACTTGAATGTGTCCGGCGGCGGCGGAGGGGTCAGTTCCGCCACCAACGCCATGGCGGCGCTGACGAGTACTGTATGGGTCGTGACGGAGAGTGCCCAGCAGAGCGACGAGCGCCGCCGGTGCGAACCCTCTCCGTGAGACGATGCGCTCATGATCGCACCACTTCCAGATTGACCTGTTTGAAGCCCAACCCGCGCACTTCGTCCACCACCGAGACGAACCGTTCGAGCAGGGTCACCCGGTCGGCCCGCACCAGCACCGAGTATTCGCGCGGGTGCGGCGTGAGGACGATTTTCAAGCCGTCCGACGGAACCGGCCGGTCGTTCATGAAGAGCTGCCCTTCGGAGGTGAGCGTGATCACCAGCGGAACATCTTTCCGGTCGCCTGCTTCCTTGGCCTTCGCCAACTCGACCGGAACTCGTCCCGTGGTGATGAAGGTCGCGGTGGTCAGGACGATGACCAGCAGGACCAACATGACATCGACGAGCGGGATGACGTTGATGTCCTGCAGCTCACGCTTCATGCAGCACCTTGAACTGTGTCAATAGGACTGTCACCCGCCGCCGCAACATGTTGTTCAGGACCACACAGGGTATGGCAACCAACAGGCCGACCGCGGTGGCCTTGAGCGCCAGGCTCAACCCCACCATGATGGTTTGGACCGCCATCGTGCCGGAGGTGCCCATGGTGTGGAAGGTCAGCATGATGCCGAGCACCGTGCCGAGCAGTCCGATGTAGGGCGCGTTGGCTGCGACGGTGCCGATGACCACGAGCCGTTTGGTCAAGGCCACCTCGAATTCTTGAAGGGTGCGGAAGCGGCGTAGATCGACGCGTCGGAAGAAGATCCAGCGTTCCATGGCCACGGCCGCCGCCCACATGCTCAATACGATGAGGAGGCCGATGATGCCGTAATCGACAAACCCCTTGAGTCCCTCCACGGTGAAATCCTTTCTCTGTGGGGCTTCACAACAGGTTCCGCACGATTTCGTCGGGCGAAAACATGACTCTGGGCGCAAGGCACCTATTGGGTAAGACGTGTGAGCCAGGTGATTCCACACCTCCTCACGAATAATTTTTTTCCTAACAGCGGACTGCGACAAACACCGAGCCAATGGCCGATTTCATCCCAGAAGATCAGCGGCAGGCCGGTGAGGCAGAGCAGCAGCAGAAACGCTGTGCAGACCAGGCTCGTCCATCTGTGGATGAGATAGTGCCGTTTGAACACATGGATGGTCATGGCACGGTGGACTGATTACCAACGATAGGCCACGGTCCCGACCACGGTACGGCGTTCGCCGAATGCGCAGAAATTCGTTCCTGCTCGGTCGAAGCACCCGAACGCGTCTTGATTCAAGAGGTTCGTGACATTGAGGGCGAAGCGGTAATGGTTCCAGGTATAGTCGATTACGGCGTCACCGACTACGAAACTGGGGACCCTGAAGGTGTTCGCCGTATCGGCATAGTTGTACCCGGTATAGCGCGCTCCACCGCCGATTCCGAACCCTTTCATGCTCCCGGTCGGGATCGTGTACTTGACCCATAACGAGCCGAACTGCGCCGGTACCTGGGTGAAGCGTTTTCCCTGTTCCGTCGGATCGGCGGTCTCTTGTATCTCATTGTCGAGCAATGTGAAGGAGGCGATCAGGTCCACCCCCGAGTCGAAGTTCGCAATGCCTTCCAGTTCAAGACCCCGCGAGCGGGCCTTGCCCCGCTGGACCGGCCGAAACGTTCCGGGATCGGTTTGCACATAGTTCTCACGCGTCAGATCAAAGAGCGCCGCCGTCAGGAACGTCCGTGTGTTGGGAATTTGATACTTGATCCCGACCTCGTACTGGCGTCCGGTTTCAGGCTTGAAAGGGTTCCCGTTGGAGTCCAATCCGATCGAGGGCAGGAAAAACGTCGAGTAGCTGATGTAGGGCGCCAAGCCTATGTCGAAAAGATAGGTCAAGGCGGCACGGCCGGTCGCCTTGCGATCGTCCTGGCTGCTCTTCACGCCGGTGACATTATCGGTCGTTTCGTTCCTCGCCCAGTCGTGACGACCCCCGAGGGTCAGCAGCCAATGGTCAAAGGCCTTGATCTGGTCCTGCATGTAGACGCCGGTCTGCAATTGCGTGGTGTCTTGATTGAATTCTGAAAACGGCACCGTATTCGAAGCGCCGTAATCGTAGCGGTTGAAGATGTCGATGGACGAGGCCAACGCGATGTTCTGCTTGGAACGGGCGTGGATGCGTTGAAAATCGACGCCGGTCAGCAGGGTGTGGTGCAGCGGTCCGGTGGAGAATTTTCCATTGAGTTGATTGTCGACCGCCACCGCGGTCAACTTGCCGAAGGTGTCCTGTCTGGCTCGGTTCAGGGTGCGCTGATCGGCGTCGAACGCGAAACCGAAGGTCGAGACATCGTCGAGTTCGGTGGAGTTGTAGCGGAGCTTTTGCAGGAAGTTCCAGCCTTCGGCCAGGTGATGTTGAAACTCATAGCCGACCGAATATTCCTTGCGGTCGTATTTATCCACGCCGGGCAGTCCCGTGAAACGATGCGGCGAAATTCTGCCGTTGGGGTTCACGCGCAACGTTCCCTCGACCGGCAACCCCTGAGACATGCCCAAGCGATCTTTTTGGTAGGTTGCGAAAAAAGTCATGCTGGTACCGGGAGCCATGCGCCAGGTCAGGGCCGGCGCGATATAGACGCGGTCATTGAAGACATTGTCGATTTGGGTTCCGCTTTCCCGGAACAGACCCGTCAACCGATAGGAAAAGGTGTTACTGTCGTTGAGCCGGCCCCCGAAGTCGAATCGGCCTTCGTAACGATCGAAGTTGCCGGCCAGAAATTGCAGTTCGTGGATGGATTCTTGTGTCGGTCGCTTCGAGACGTAATTCAGGAGACCGCCTGGGCTGCCCTGCCCGTAGAGGAAAGAGGCGGGGCCGCGCAGCACATCCAACTGTTCGGCTCCGTAGGGTTCGAGATTGTAGCTGACTGCGAATCCCGGGTTGCGAAGCTGCAACCCATCTTTGAAGAGTCCGTTGGTGGTGTTGTCGAACCCTCGGAATCTCAGAAACGTCAAACGAGGTTCAAACCCGTTCGGTTCGCCTTGGACACCGGCGGTGTAGCGTAAGGCTTCGGCGACCGTGTTCACCTCCTGCGCCACCATCCGGCCGCGCGTGATGACCGTGATGGACTGCGGCGTCTCGATCAACGGGATATCGCTTTTCGTGGCGGTGTTCGTCTCTTCCGCCACATAGGAGTGGGCGCTGTCCCGCTCTTGCGCCTCCTTCACCACGATCTCCGGCACCTTGACCGGCTTCTGTTTGGTGGATGCCTGATCCCTGTCCTGCGGAGGGAACTCCGATGCCCGGCCCTGCGCAGCCGTTGTCGGCTGGATCGGCGCCATTGAATTCTTCTCGAGCGTGATGTTGCCGGCGCTTGTCTTGCGGTACGTGAGACCCGTGTCGTTCAGCAGAAGTCGTAAGGCCTCGTCCGGCGAGTAATCGCCTGACAGACCCTGCGCCTGCAGGTTTCCGGTCATGGCCGCATCGAATAAGATCTCGACGTGAGCGGTTTCGGAGAATTGGAGGAGAGCGGAAGAGAGCGACTGCGGGGCGATGGCAAATGTCTTGACGGCAGCAGGTTCAGCATCCTGCGCCTGGACCGACTGCAGGATGCCGATTTGAGTCAGCAGGACGGTGCAGAGGAGCAGGCGCATGCTGCAGCGGTGGGGTGATCGGTCTGATGCCTCCCGGCCGGATATTGCAGGTCTCGTTCCGAACATGAGCGTCCTTTCCGTCGTCGTTCGATGGGTGATGTGGGTCGGTTGTCGGCACATTCACTACGACGGACTGCACGTGAGGGAGGTCTAGTGGTACGGGAATTTTCTTGCGAGCAGGTCTGACGACGCTGGGTCAGTGCTGTTTGGGTCGGTCTCGATAGAGCAGGATCAATCGGTCGGTCAATTGTAGGGTGCGGATCGGGAGGCTCTCTTCGATGGTCGGGAGCAGGCGGTCAAGCCGTTCCGTGTCGAATGAGCCGGTCACGGCCAACCTCCGCAAGGATGGATCGCGGAACAGAATCCAGACCGAACGGTAGCGGGCCAGTTCCTCCAGCACGTCGGCCAACGGCTGATTCTCAAAGATCAACCGGTGCCGCTGCCACGCGAGCGTTCGAGCGACGTCGGCCGGTTCCATCTGCCCGAATCGGCCGTCCGAGCGGTAGGTGATACGTGTTCCGGCGTGGATTTCCGCGGATGTGTCCTGCGTTGTGCGGACTGTGATGCTGTGCTCGGTGACGGTCACCGTGACGCGATCCT
Protein-coding regions in this window:
- a CDS encoding RND efflux family transporter, encoding MKLSELSIQRPVLATVATLLLMLFGLLSFSRLPVREYPDITFPVVSVLTVYPSADAQLVETDITAVLEDALSGIEGLRTLRSASREGLSTIGLEFALTRNLDAAANDVRDRVDRVRQLLPRGIEAPLVMKEDSEADGIMWLALISDRHTELEMTDFAERQLKDRLSPLPGVSSVMLDGGRRYAMRIWLDPNRLASRRLTVQDVEEALLTQNVSMPTGRIESTQREFSVRMGGGLEQPAQFNQLILTYRDGYPVRLQDVGQAEIGPEDDRKLVRVNGKPAVGLGIMKQSKANTLAAAWAVKNTLPSLEALLPEGMKLITAFDSSIYIERSLHEVYHAVWLSVVLVVLVVFLFLRTVRATLIPAVAIPGSILGTFVIMQATGSSINTITLLGFVLAIGLVVDDAIVVVENVYRRIERGLSPVQAAVEGSREIGFAVISTTLTLAAVFLPIIFLPGIVGRLFAELGIAVAGSVLLSGFIALTLTPAMCARLLGTAAGGGSSSDRSSLDTAGWLQWLTRHYRRALERALGMKAVVMTVALVSLAISGLLMWWLPGELAPLEDTGWFAVHVNAPEGATLDYTDRYAKETERALSQIPEMDSYYTVVARGWRPTLVNRAVTWVTLKDWSDRSRHQRDIIDGVQPALSAIPGVTAFAINPPPFNQEESKTPVQLVVRGPSYRVLDETAARIRHDLAGNPSLADFESDLDLNKPELRVDINRDKAADLGIPIETIGRTLEVFLGGRRASMFMREGKEYPVIMQTLPHHRSTRSDIEQLQVRGAQGDLIPLSNLVTLRETVAPKQLNHYEKLRAVTISAGVESGSTLSRSLASLEQVAREHLPAGASISYAGESKEFKESSGNLHITFLLALLVVYLILAAQFESFSHPVTVLFSVPPALAGALVALLLLRGTLNIYSEIGLMILIGLVTKNAILIVEFANQLRHEGMAPRVAIIEASVLRLRPIIMTTLSTILASLPLALATGAGAAGRRHIGLVVIDGLVVSTLLTLFLVPVVYQLLARTVLDSAARESPAGPLRKAPLPL
- a CDS encoding RND efflux system, membrane fusion protein, whose translation is MTRRTAYLLVVVPLALSALFITKWIGLTAVPASEAPDGAPPGVPVVLAPVTIDTIRQTIKAVGTLRANESIMIRPEIAGRIRQVLFHEGQAVEKDSLLIELEDSELQAELAQAAAQLKVSRLTYERLKQLDLDGKRYVPKQQLDEAAGALQVAHANHALYATRLAKTKVRAPFDGLTGIRRVSPGDFVTAGLDLVNLEDLDTLKIDFKVPETLLRHLAPGQPIDLTTDAYPEETFHGTVYVIDPQVDMTTRAVQVRARIPNPNQRLRPGMFAQVLLTVGHQERVLLIPEEAVVPKQNQTFVYRAQDGKAHQTEVRLGTRTGGFVQVLTGLEEQDVIVRVGHHKLRDGESILALSTTPR
- a CDS encoding TonB family protein; this translates as MSASSHGEGSHRRRSSLCWALSVTTHTVLVSAAMALVAELTPPPPPDTFKWDVSVVQPSPPPAEPVAPPPAAEAPPPPQPVTPPTPRKSRPVKTEPVVQTMQSVQQVQPVQEVQPVQESMPVETAQPVPQPTQQQVETVTRSIQEEVRPTTEIAQTVTRAETSVEQVQSVEQQLSAVPQVMTQPVVAAPPSQSTQDQQIVAAPSVADRGRIEESQAAVEAPQQVEQAVVDRAVPTVQQRMVRHRTIHARPSERPDYGWLSQALWSTVEQRKRYPTEARRNRWEGRVILRLTIEQRGASVHLLDLVLEESSGHHILDRHTLDMVRNAFPLEVKHRLSQSKVELDLPFSYRME
- a CDS encoding Biopolymer transport protein ExbD/TolR; this encodes MKRELQDINVIPLVDVMLVLLVIVLTTATFITTGRVPVELAKAKEAGDRKDVPLVITLTSEGQLFMNDRPVPSDGLKIVLTPHPREYSVLVRADRVTLLERFVSVVDEVRGLGFKQVNLEVVRS
- a CDS encoding Ferric siderophore transport system, biopolymer transport protein ExbB, whose product is MEGLKGFVDYGIIGLLIVLSMWAAAVAMERWIFFRRVDLRRFRTLQEFEVALTKRLVVIGTVAANAPYIGLLGTVLGIMLTFHTMGTSGTMAVQTIMVGLSLALKATAVGLLVAIPCVVLNNMLRRRVTVLLTQFKVLHEA
- a CDS encoding Ferrichrome-iron receptor, with translation MFGTRPAISGREASDRSPHRCSMRLLLCTVLLTQIGILQSVQAQDAEPAAVKTFAIAPQSLSSALLQFSETAHVEILFDAAMTGNLQAQGLSGDYSPDEALRLLLNDTGLTYRKTSAGNITLEKNSMAPIQPTTAAQGRASEFPPQDRDQASTKQKPVKVPEIVVKEAQERDSAHSYVAEETNTATKSDIPLIETPQSITVITRGRMVAQEVNTVAEALRYTAGVQGEPNGFEPRLTFLRFRGFDNTTNGLFKDGLQLRNPGFAVSYNLEPYGAEQLDVLRGPASFLYGQGSPGGLLNYVSKRPTQESIHELQFLAGNFDRYEGRFDFGGRLNDSNTFSYRLTGLFRESGTQIDNVFNDRVYIAPALTWRMAPGTSMTFFATYQKDRLGMSQGLPVEGTLRVNPNGRISPHRFTGLPGVDKYDRKEYSVGYEFQHHLAEGWNFLQKLRYNSTELDDVSTFGFAFDADQRTLNRARQDTFGKLTAVAVDNQLNGKFSTGPLHHTLLTGVDFQRIHARSKQNIALASSIDIFNRYDYGASNTVPFSEFNQDTTQLQTGVYMQDQIKAFDHWLLTLGGRHDWARNETTDNVTGVKSSQDDRKATGRAALTYLFDIGLAPYISYSTFFLPSIGLDSNGNPFKPETGRQYEVGIKYQIPNTRTFLTAALFDLTRENYVQTDPGTFRPVQRGKARSRGLELEGIANFDSGVDLIASFTLLDNEIQETADPTEQGKRFTQVPAQFGSLWVKYTIPTGSMKGFGIGGGARYTGYNYADTANTFRVPSFVVGDAVIDYTWNHYRFALNVTNLLNQDAFGCFDRAGTNFCAFGERRTVVGTVAYRW